The Raphanus sativus cultivar WK10039 chromosome 2, ASM80110v3, whole genome shotgun sequence genome includes a region encoding these proteins:
- the LOC108840375 gene encoding copper transporter 2 — MDHDNMHNLPPPSSSMANQTNPDMMMTMHMTFFWGKNTEVLFSGWPGTSSGMYALSLIVVFVIAVITEWLAHSPILRGVGSTSRASGIVQTALYTFRIGLSYLVMLAVMSFNGGIFIVAMAGFAVGFLLFGSTTFKKPSDDQKTDKIPPLSSGSV, encoded by the coding sequence ATGGATCATGACAACATGCATAACTTgccaccaccatcatcatcaatgGCAAATCAAACCAACCCCGACATGATGATGACGATGCACATGACGTTCTTCTGGGGTAAGAATACGGAAGTTCTCTTCTCGGGATGGCCCGGGACAAGCTCCGGTATGTACGCTCTTAGCCTCATCGTTGTTTTCGTCATTGCCGTAATCACCGAGTGGCTCGCCCATTCTCCTATCCTCCGAGGTGTTGGCTCCACTAGCCGCGCCTCTGGGATCGTTCAGACCGCCTTGTACACATTCAGGATTGGCCTCTCCTATCTAGTGATGCTCGCGGTGATGTCCTTTAACGGCGGCATTTTTATTGTCGCTATGGCCGGGTTTGCCGTCGGTTTCTTGCTCTTCGGAAGTACAACCTTCAAGAAACCCTCCGATGACCAGAAAACCGATAAAATTCCCCCGCTGTCGTCAGGTTCTGTTTGA
- the LOC130508566 gene encoding uncharacterized protein LOC130508566 — protein MAGAQTGGENDPVAITDPKQLPLTQPSTDTAEPQADIGALPLTQLAPALPEITQTEGRIFRRSTMETAMDFWEGLMGEDLVLPDGVEPDRAVVEGEGREEETIRLVDDGLVGAAQKEDDSSSTGSCVGLVVEVTPPVSVPHGTICFLHLCYNDCKVIQTKINTASGLHAASNRGSSSQVHAPVVASGSGISVGEKTQDQTTVVVTTELGLTIDRGGVADPGPQDVATKKPNSSSDESGDDGYVGSGDKDLFVGKTFENRDAFKHHMALYAIKNKFVYRCAKSSPSVMVLECVGLTCTWRVYAVLVKGSNMYEVRKIGGEHCCSVDERAGYQRQATSSVIGGLLRQQFSGTGAGPRPGDIRQVMRGDHAVNISYWKAWRSRELAVDIAKGSCGASYKSLPNYLQRLVEANPGTITQLHTEYVEELGYRFKYMFVALGACVKGFQYMRKVVVVDGTHLRGKYAGCLLTASAQDGNYQIFPLAFAIVDGENDKSWEWFFHKLSSIVPDNDSVVFVSDRHASIYQGLSKVYPLAGHCACIIHLKRNIKTLFKERQLGYLVSKAARAFRMGEFYTTLTEIRSINQWCADYLVDIGLQHWTRSHFPGDRYNIMTSNLAESWNSVLRDAREYPVITLVEFIRKKLVSWFTSRRDAVKDVDAGLTPKVNSLLAASFEICGGYDVRKLDNDEYEVQDLRGASFVVSLTDRSCSCFEFQKLSIPCSHAIAAALKANVRVEGLVGDVYTIGYLKAAYAEHVSPPVELNTSNQLADDIAAISLHPPVTRRPPGRPRKKRFFSRGEVKMKKTLRYCSRCKGIGHNRATCKQAI, from the exons ATGGCTGGTGCGCAGACAG GTGGGGAGAATGATCCTGTGGCCATCACGGATCCTAAGCAGTTGCCCCTGACGCAGCCGAGCACTGACACAGCTGAGCCACAAGCAGATATTG GAGCGCTGCCGTTGACGCAACTAGCTCCAGCCCTCCCGGAAATTACTCAAACTGAGGGCAGAATCTTCAGGCGAAGTACTATGGAGACAGCAATGGATTTTTGGGAGGGTCTCATGGGTGAAGACCTAGTTCTCCCCGATGGAGTGGAGCCAGATCGGGCCGTAGTCGAAGGTGAAGGACGCGAAGAGGAGACAATAAGACTCGTGGATGATGGACTAGTTGGCGCAGCTCAGAAAGAAGATGATTCTTCCTCCACTGGCTCGTGTGTGGGTTTGGTTGTGGAGGTCACTCCACCTGTATCTGTGCCGC ATGGGACAATATGTTTTCTACATTTATGTTATAACGATTGCAAGGTTATCCAAACAAAGATTAATACGGCCTCCGGTTTGCATGCAGCATCTAATCGTGGATCTAGCAGCCAAGTGCATGCGCCCGTTGTGGCGTCTGGGAGTGGAATTTCAGTTGGAGAAAAAACTCAGGACCAAACTACTGTGGTCGTGACAACAGAGCTAGGCCTAACCATTGACCGCGGTGGTGTGGCGGATCCCGGCCCCCAGGATGTGGCAACTAAGAAACCAAACTCATCGTCTGATGAAAGTGGAGATGATG GCTATGTGGGATCAGGTGATAAAGACCTTTTCGTTGGAAAGACTTTTGAGAATCGAGATGCATTCAAGCATCACATGGCTTTGTATGCTATCAAAAACAAGTTCGTCTATCGTTGTGCGAAATCATCACCTTCGGTTATGGTGCTCGAATGTGTTGGTCTGACATGCACTTGGCGAGTTTATGCAGTGCTGGTCAAGGGTTCGAATATGTACGAGGTCCGTAAGATCGGTGGTGAGCATTGTTGTAGTGTTGATGAGCGAGCTGGGTACCAAAGACAGGCGACATCAAGCGTCATTGGAGGGTTGTTAAGGCAACAGTTCAGTGGAACAGGTGCGGGTCCGCGCCCCGGTGATATCAGACAGGTTATGAGGGGGGATCATGCTGTTAACATCTCTTATTGGAAAGCTTGGCGTTCACGCGAGCTGGCGGTGGACATAGCCAAGGGGTCGTGTGGTGCTTCGTACAAGAGCCTTCCCAACTATTTACAAAGGCTGGTTGAGGCTAATCCAGGGACCATTACCCAGTTACATACAGAATATGTGGAAGAGTTGGGGTACCGCTTCAAGTATATGTTCGTTGCTTTGGGGGCGTGCGTGAAGGGTTTTCAATATATGCGGAAGGTTGTGGTCGTGGATGGCACACATCTGAGAGGGAAGTACGCGGGTTGTCTCTTGACTGCTTCTGCGCAAGATGGGAACTATCAGATCTTTCCCCTAGCTTTTGCTATAGTCGATGGGGAAAATGATAAGTCGTGGGAATGGTTTTTTCATAAGTTATCGTCGATCGTGCCTGACAATGACAGTGTGGTGTTCGTTTCAGACAGACATGCCTCGATTTACCAAGGTTTGAGCAAG GTGTATCCACTCGCTGGGCATTGTGCCTGCATCATCCACCTAAAAAGGAACATCAAGACTCTTTTTAAAGAGCGACAGCTGGGTTACCTCGTCTCTAAGGCAGCCAGGGCTTTTAGGATGGGAGAGTTTTACACAACCTTGACTGAGATTAGGTCGATCAACCAATGGTGTGCTGACTACCTCGTTGATATAGGTCTCCAGCATTGGACTAGATCCCACTTTCCAGGGGACCGCTACAACATCATGACGAGTAATCTGGCCGAATCTTGGAATTCGGTGCTTCGGGATGCAAGGGAATACCCTGTTATAACATTGGTGGAGTTCATACGAAAGAAGCTGGTTAGCTGGTTCACCTCGAGACGTGATGCTGTGAAGGACGTGGATGCGGGTTTGACACCAAAGGTTAACAGTTTACTAGCTGCGAGCTTTGAAATATGTGGCGGATACGATGTAAGGAAGCTGGATAACGATGAGTATGAGGTCCAGGATCTGAGAGGAGCATCGTTCGTCGTCAGTTTGACAGATAGGTCATGCTCGTGCTTTGAGTTTCAGAAGCTAAGTATCCCATGTTCTCATGCGATTGCGGCTGCTTTGAAAGCAAATGTAAGGGTGGAGGGGCTGGTTGGCGATGTGTACACTATCGGATACCTGAAGGCAGCTTATGCTGAGCATGTTTCACCGCCTGTTGAACTGAACACCAGTAATCAGTTGGCTGATGATATAGCTGCGATTTCTCTGCATCCACCAGTTACCCGACGCCCTCCGGGTAGGCCAAGGAAGAAGAGGTTCTTCTCTCGTGGTGAAGTTAAG ATGAAGAAAACACTAAGGTACTGTAGCCGGTGCAAGGGGATTGGGCATAACCGTGCTACATGCAAACAAGCAATATAA
- the LOC108835404 gene encoding uncharacterized protein LOC108835404, with the protein MEAHSLTTHRSNRPHSHKCCHCGRPTSIKKSWTDKNPGRLFMGCDRYQEEDGCNFFEWYDAEEIKGWPKRSLIEARDEIRKKNLAIKRLNNTVATLRLEIENYRRAEEDRPNEVYSSPTSQNEDDSEPSTSLSGRFLGLFFETLAH; encoded by the exons ATGGAAGCTCATTCACTCACAACCCACAGATCAAATCGTCCTCATTCCCACAAGTGTTGTCACTGTGGCCGTCCTACGTCGATCAAGAAGTCGTGGACCGACAAGAACCCAGGCCGGTTGTTCATGGGTTGTGATCGATATCAG GAGGAAGATGGCTGCAACTTCTTCGAATGGTACGATGCAGAAGAAATCAAGGGATGGCCGAAAAGATCTCTGATAGAAGCTCGTGACGAAATTAGGAAGAAAAATCTAGCGATTAAACGGCTAAACAACACCGTAGCCACGCTTCGCTTAGAGATCGAGAATTATCGTCGTGCGGAGGAAGACCGTCCCAACGAAGTCTACTCTAGCCCCACCAGCCAAAATGAAGATGATAGCGAACCAAGTACAAGCCTTAGCGGAAGATTTCTCggtcttttttttgaaactttagCTCACTAG
- the LOC108835412 gene encoding uncharacterized protein LOC108835412 — protein sequence MSETNDLPRRFFALGHEPVGLRVSPYHKPGALGHILDSLEADEIEILKRSPFGRFIELADKTPYSGRLGRYMLSRQLKVRKKYEAWFLFAENPIRFSLREFAIVTGLPCGKYPKQPQKELKNMITEQPYYTTLFGMLKEVTATSVIRMLKRKTITDRDTRIKYACLAILASVLLPTTHVPKILVEHAEKIRDLDEFFSYPWGRVSFEMLMSSIKERDEVALSQNTIALQGYVQALQMVMTKAVPALTEVVSQDSSTDAAGDDDGDFAFPPPKNGIKPAHARTLDTADNVRVTLIIPPDTGFDIDEDELCYSEDEDDVSVDKIVSLIRDGASFAKNMFIGGATNDDVERMRQEAEAEALAKKKRKRKTPCQTDHPRSGEVNPAVVDPATDCNIQQTTSQCNPMTPADDTAYIDRVVASVLESHGDANAEGPGTENATPAIGGDTDMINEDTNITQKTPAEDNINVESHDDEQNVDVDESSPSFSLGLTQDGEPSEAGSEDEHMSSEDVETHIDDEAPPPVPEADQTNATEADQTDATIPIRKSTRLKAVTKSLVGVYHCDKLILNRFREAQLGAINKDTATDLLSKFSKLLNILKTTKSITVDGITVTNKDIQDLAGRGRALSSKMVDVLMHHSQVITSQLPNTSNRCCFLNTKFVSILSKNYSRFNKCIRKDEFAFTPNAVEFLGDPEVQAFESSRFYLPFNFDRNYWTGLCVDSTTWTLTVLDCNASIRNDSAMTKELTPICQMFPYLLKQAGRNMCPRELRALTIERPRTIPQNLKTTDSGVMTALLMLAHAVAGLEACNYLTPEALDQEAKRLAVMIYEENTGSI from the exons ATGTCGGAGACCAACGATTTACCAAGAAGATTTTTCGCTCTTGGCCATGAACCCGTCGGATTAAGAGTGTCACCATACCACAAACCCGGCGCACTTGGCCACATACTAGATTCACTCGAAGCAGACGAAATCGAGATCTTAAAAAGATCACCGTTTGGAAGGTTCATAGAGTTAGCCGACAAGACGCCATACTCTGGTCGTCTAGGCCGATACATGCTTTCGAGGCAGTTGAAAGTCCGCAAGAAATACGAAGCTTGGTTCCTGTTTGCTGAGAACCCAATAAGGTTCTCACTAAGAGAATTCGCCATAGTCACAGGTCTTCCATGTGGGAAATACCCGAAACAACCGCAGAAAGAGCTGAAGAATATGATTACTGAACAGCCCTACTACACAACACTTTTCGGCATGCTGAAGGAGGTAACCGCAACATCTGTTATCAGGATGCTCAAGCGCAAGACTATCACCGACCGTGACACAAGGATAAAGTATGCTTGTCTTGCTATACTCGCAAGTGTGTTACTGCCTACCACCCACGTGCCCAAAATTCTAGTCGAGCACGCAGAAAAAATCAGGGACCTTGATGAGTTCTTCTCGTACCCGTGGGGCCGTGTATCTTTCGAAATGCTCATGAGTAGCATAAAAGAGAGGGATGAGGTAGCTTTGTCTCAGAACACAATCGCTCTGCAAGGCTACGTTCAGGCGTTGCAGATGGTCATGACAAAAGCCGTTCCAGCTCTAACTGAAGTTGTCAGTCAAGATTCTTCAACGGATGCTGCGGGTGACGATGATGGCGACTTTGCATTCCCCCCACCCAAGAATGGTATAAAACCAGCTCACGCAAGAACATTGGATACTGCAGACAAT GTTCGTGTGACTCTGATTATCCCACCGGACACTGGCTTCGACATTGACGAAGATGAGCTGTGTTATTCCGAGGACGAAGATGATGTCAGCGTAGATAAAATTGTTAGCCTTATCAGAGACGGCGCTAGCTTCGCAAAGAATATGTTCATAGGGGGGGCGACAAATGATGATGTAGAACGTATGAGACAGGAGGCAGAGGCTGAAGCTCTAgcaaagaagaaaaggaagagaaaaacCCCTTGCCAAACG GATCACCCTCGCTCAGGGGAAGTCAACCCAGCTGTCGTTGACCCCGCAACCGACTGCAATATCCAGCAAACTACGAGCCAGTGTAACCCTATGACGCCAGCAGATGATACAGCATACATAGACCGTGTAGTAGCGAGTGTCTTGGAGTCTCACGGGGACGCTAATGCAGAG GGACCAGGCACTGAGAACGCCACACCCGCGATCGGTGGCGACACTGATATGATCAATGAGGACACAAACATCACCCAAAAGACACCGGCGGAAGACAACATCAATGTTGAAAGCCATGACGACGAGCAAAACGTGGACGTGGATGAATCTTCT CCATCCTTCTCTCTTGGTCTGACGCAGGATGGTGAGCCGTCAGAAGCCGGGTCCGAAGATGAACATATGTCCTCAGAAGACGTGGAAACCCACATTGATGACGAAGCACCGCCGCCTGTTCCAGAAGCAGATCAGACAAACGCCACAGAAGCAGATCAGACAGACGCCACCATACCAATTAGGAAAAGCACCCGTCTGAAGGCAGTTACGAAGTCACTGGTTGGCGTGTACCACTGCGACAAGCTTATTCTAAATAGGTTCCGTGAGGCACAACTGGGCGCAATCAATAAAGACACCGCTACAGACTTGCTTTCGAAGTTCAGCAAATTGCTCAATATTCTGAAGACGACAAA GTCTATTACAGTAGATGGCATTACAGTCACCAACAAAGATATTCAAGACCTTGCTGGGAGGGGAAGGGCACTCTCGTCCAAG ATGGTCGATGTACTGATGCACCACTCTCAGGTCATCACCTCGCAACTGCCAAACACCTCTAACAGATGTTGCTTCCTCAACACGAAGTTTGTATCTATACTCTCCAAGAACTACTCAAGATTCAACAAATGCATCAGGAAAGACGAATTTGCCTTCACTCCTAACGCTGTAGAGTTCCTTGGCGACCCCGAGGTACAAGCTTTCGAGTCTTCACGTTTCTACCTACCATTCAACTTCGACAGGAACTATTGGACTGGCCTTTGTGTGGACTCCACTACCTGGACCCTGACTGTACTTGACTGCAACGCTTCCATCAGGAATGACTCGGCTATGACGAAAGAACTGACTCCAATTTGCCAGATGTTCCCTTATCTACTCAAACAAGCCGGCAGGAACATGTGTCCAAGGGAGCTAAGGGCACTGACCATTGAAAGGCCAAGAACCATCCCTCAAAACCTCAAAACCACGGATTCTGGTGTGATGACTGCTCTTCTGATGCTAGCTCACGCTGTTGCTGGCCTAGAGGCATGCAATTATCTGACCCCCGAGGCCCTGGACCAAGAGGCTAAGAGGCTGGCTGTGATGATCTACGAAGAAAACACAGGGTCAATCTGA